In the Acidovorax sp. A79 genome, one interval contains:
- the pgi gene encoding glucose-6-phosphate isomerase, protein MPSLRCDQTLEWPQLQAAFTADGSRLDLREAFASDAQRFGHFSQHAPEVFADLSKNLWDAATETLLLDMARACGLEQHRDAMFGGLPINSTEGRAVLHTLLRRPRGLALPGDGPDIAQKLAQVHTTLDAMLAYADTVRADGAITDVVNIGIGGSDLGPHMAVLALEQCRARGKRLHFVSNVDGHELHTVLQSLKAENTLFLIASKTFTTAETMTNARSALAWFVAQGGQDVGRHFAALTTNVDAAKALGITTTFGFWDWVGGRYSLWSAIGLPIAIAIGSAGFRDLLAGAHAMDEHFRTAPLAQNLPVRLGLLDIWYRNFHGFTSRCIAPYHAALRRLPAYLQQLEMESNGKRVGLDGQPLPYATSPVLWGEPGTNGQHAFFQMLHQGTDVLPLELIAVRQPTHPLEGHHDKLLANALAQAQALMVGKDGEDGHRHFPGNRPSTFLLLDALTPASLGALIALQEHRVFVSGSLWGINSFDQWGVELGKVLAKDIEARLASGDAAGLDGSTAGLLARLRAGI, encoded by the coding sequence ATGCCCTCCCTCCGTTGCGACCAAACCCTAGAGTGGCCTCAGTTGCAGGCCGCGTTCACCGCAGATGGCAGCCGTCTGGACCTGCGGGAGGCCTTTGCCAGCGATGCGCAGCGGTTTGGGCACTTCAGCCAGCACGCGCCCGAGGTGTTTGCGGATCTTTCCAAGAACCTGTGGGACGCCGCCACCGAGACGCTGCTGCTGGACATGGCCCGTGCCTGTGGCCTGGAACAGCACCGCGACGCCATGTTCGGCGGCCTGCCCATCAACAGCACCGAAGGGCGCGCCGTGCTGCACACGCTGCTGCGCCGGCCCCGGGGCCTGGCGCTGCCCGGCGACGGGCCGGACATCGCGCAGAAGCTGGCCCAGGTGCACACCACGCTGGATGCCATGCTGGCCTATGCCGACACGGTGCGTGCGGATGGCGCCATCACCGATGTGGTGAACATCGGCATCGGCGGTTCGGACCTGGGCCCGCACATGGCCGTGCTGGCGCTGGAGCAGTGCCGCGCGCGGGGCAAGCGGCTGCACTTTGTCTCCAACGTGGACGGCCACGAACTGCACACGGTGCTGCAGTCGCTCAAGGCCGAGAACACGCTGTTCCTCATCGCCTCCAAGACCTTCACCACCGCAGAAACCATGACCAACGCGCGCTCGGCGCTGGCCTGGTTTGTGGCGCAAGGCGGTCAGGATGTGGGGCGCCACTTTGCGGCGCTCACCACCAATGTCGATGCCGCGAAGGCGCTGGGCATCACCACCACCTTCGGTTTCTGGGACTGGGTGGGCGGGCGCTATTCGCTGTGGTCGGCCATTGGCCTGCCCATCGCGATCGCGATTGGCTCGGCGGGCTTCCGCGATCTGCTCGCCGGAGCGCACGCCATGGACGAGCACTTTCGCACGGCGCCCCTGGCGCAGAACCTGCCGGTGCGCCTGGGCCTGCTGGACATCTGGTACCGCAACTTCCATGGCTTCACCAGCCGCTGTATCGCGCCCTACCACGCGGCATTGCGCCGCCTGCCGGCCTATCTGCAGCAGCTCGAGATGGAAAGCAACGGCAAGCGCGTGGGGCTGGACGGCCAGCCGCTGCCCTATGCCACGTCGCCCGTGCTGTGGGGCGAGCCGGGCACCAACGGCCAGCACGCGTTCTTCCAGATGCTGCACCAGGGCACCGACGTGCTCCCGCTGGAGCTCATCGCCGTGCGCCAGCCCACCCATCCCCTGGAAGGCCACCACGACAAGCTGCTGGCCAACGCCCTGGCGCAGGCCCAGGCGCTGATGGTGGGCAAGGACGGGGAGGACGGCCACCGCCACTTCCCGGGCAACCGGCCCAGCACCTTCCTGCTGCTGGATGCGCTCACCCCCGCGTCGCTGGGCGCGCTTATTGCGCTGCAGGAACACCGCGTGTTCGTGAGCGGCAGCCTGTGGGGCATCAACAGCTTCGACCAGTGGGGCGTGGAGCTGGGCAAGGTGCTGGCCAAGGACATCGAGGCGCGCCTGGCCAGCGGCGATGCCGCAGGGCTCGACGGTTCCACCGCCGGGTTGCTCGCCCGGCTGCGCGCCGGCATTTGA
- a CDS encoding AGE family epimerase/isomerase — protein sequence MTAPRPDFRSADFLRAHIRQTMAFYEPVATDASGGMYHFFLDDGTVYDTRTRHLVSATRFVVTHAMLYRTTGEARYQSGMVHALQFLRTAFLDPATGGYAWLIDWQGGRATVLDGTRHCYGMAFVMLAYARALEAGVPEARGWLADAFDTAGQHFWQPAQGLYADEASPDWVLADYRGQNANMHACEAMISAFRATGEQRYIQRAEQLAQGICQRQAALSDRTSAPAAEGWVWEHYHADWSVDWDYNRHDRSNIFRPWGYQIGHQTEWAKLLLQLDVLAPADWHLPCARFLFDTALEKGWDAVHGGIVYGMAPDGSICDDGKYHWVQAESMAAAAVLAVRTGDERYWDWYDRIWAYCWEHFVDHDHGAWFRVLDGANRNHTREKSNAGKVDYHNMGACYDVLGAMKTGD from the coding sequence ATGACCGCACCCCGGCCGGATTTCCGGTCCGCCGACTTCCTGCGCGCGCACATCCGCCAGACCATGGCGTTCTACGAGCCCGTGGCCACCGACGCGAGCGGCGGCATGTACCACTTCTTCCTGGACGACGGCACGGTGTACGACACGCGCACCCGCCACCTGGTCAGCGCCACACGTTTTGTGGTCACCCATGCCATGCTCTACCGCACCACGGGCGAGGCGCGCTACCAGAGCGGCATGGTGCACGCACTGCAGTTTCTGCGCACTGCGTTCCTCGACCCCGCCACCGGCGGCTACGCCTGGCTCATCGACTGGCAGGGCGGCCGTGCCACGGTGCTGGATGGCACGCGGCATTGCTATGGCATGGCGTTCGTGATGCTGGCCTATGCACGGGCGCTGGAGGCCGGAGTGCCCGAGGCACGCGGCTGGCTGGCCGATGCCTTCGACACCGCCGGGCAGCACTTCTGGCAGCCCGCGCAGGGCTTGTACGCCGATGAGGCGTCGCCCGACTGGGTGCTGGCGGACTACCGGGGCCAGAACGCCAACATGCACGCCTGCGAGGCCATGATCTCGGCTTTTCGCGCCACCGGCGAGCAGCGCTATATCCAGCGCGCCGAACAGCTCGCGCAGGGCATCTGCCAGCGCCAGGCCGCGTTGTCGGACCGCACCTCGGCCCCTGCTGCCGAGGGCTGGGTGTGGGAGCACTACCACGCCGACTGGTCGGTGGACTGGGACTACAACCGCCACGACCGCAGCAACATCTTCCGCCCCTGGGGCTACCAGATCGGCCACCAGACCGAATGGGCCAAGCTGCTGCTGCAACTGGACGTCCTGGCGCCGGCGGACTGGCATCTGCCCTGCGCGCGCTTCCTCTTCGACACAGCGCTGGAGAAGGGCTGGGATGCCGTGCACGGCGGCATCGTCTACGGCATGGCGCCCGACGGCAGCATCTGCGACGACGGCAAATACCACTGGGTGCAGGCCGAGAGCATGGCGGCTGCGGCGGTGCTGGCTGTGCGCACGGGCGACGAGCGCTATTGGGACTGGTACGACCGAATCTGGGCGTATTGCTGGGAGCACTTCGTGGACCACGACCACGGCGCGTGGTTTCGCGTCCTCGACGGTGCCAACCGCAACCACACGCGAGAGAAGAGCAACGCGGGGAAGGTGGACTATCACAACATGGGGGCGTGTTATGACGTGCTGGGGGCGATGAAAACGGGTGATTGA
- a CDS encoding SMP-30/gluconolactonase/LRE family protein — translation MTLQCLPLAPSELGESPFWHPEEKCLYWCDIQGLAVHAWTPGDGRHRQWKTPSEPGCCAPAADKKIVIGLRDGFYLLDTTTGAFTLLALLPPDRHDTRVLRLNDGRCDAAGRFWAGSVISPRTAPDAALWRLEAAEGGYRVHYMAGDNFTANGLAFSPDNRYLYWSNTPEHRIDRFDFDVATGAIANRQPWVQFGRKVEGQPYGGRPDGAAVDVEGNYWVAMYEGACVLQLSPAGQVLQRIEVPVQCPTMVCFGGADLRTLYITSARAGRPVEEQEAAIPAGSLLSVRVTVTGLPVNRFKA, via the coding sequence ATGACCTTGCAGTGCCTGCCCCTTGCACCCTCCGAACTGGGCGAATCGCCGTTCTGGCACCCCGAGGAAAAATGCCTCTATTGGTGTGACATACAGGGACTGGCGGTGCACGCCTGGACCCCGGGGGACGGCCGCCACCGGCAATGGAAGACCCCCAGCGAACCCGGCTGCTGCGCGCCCGCCGCCGACAAAAAAATAGTAATCGGGTTACGGGACGGCTTTTACCTGCTGGACACCACCACCGGCGCGTTCACCCTGCTGGCCCTGCTGCCCCCCGACCGACACGACACCCGCGTGCTGCGCCTGAACGATGGCCGCTGCGATGCGGCGGGCCGGTTCTGGGCGGGGTCGGTCATCAGCCCGCGCACGGCCCCCGACGCCGCGCTCTGGCGCCTGGAGGCGGCCGAGGGTGGTTACCGCGTGCACTACATGGCGGGCGACAACTTCACCGCCAACGGCCTCGCGTTCAGCCCCGACAACCGGTATCTGTACTGGTCCAACACCCCGGAGCACCGCATCGACCGGTTTGACTTCGATGTGGCGACGGGCGCCATCGCCAACCGACAGCCCTGGGTGCAGTTCGGCCGCAAGGTGGAAGGCCAGCCCTACGGCGGCCGGCCGGATGGCGCGGCGGTGGATGTGGAGGGCAACTACTGGGTGGCGATGTACGAGGGGGCGTGTGTGCTGCAGCTGTCTCCAGCGGGGCAAGTGCTGCAGCGCATTGAAGTGCCAGTGCAGTGCCCGACCATGGTGTGTTTTGGAGGGGCGGATTTGCGGACGCTGTACATCACGTCGGCGCGGGCGGGAAGGCCGGTGGAGGAACAGGAGGCGGCGATTCCTGCGGGGTCGCTCTTGAGCGTACGGGTCACGGTAACCGGTCTTCCGGTGAACCGCTTCAAGGCCTGA
- the edd gene encoding phosphogluconate dehydratase: MHSVVARVTARIIERSKDTRAAYLAGVEAMIARKPAQDRMGCANLAHAYAALPGAEKFKVTVEKAPNIGVVTAYNDMLSAHQPYQSYPAILRDEAARHGATAQVAGGVPAMCDGVTQGTPGMELSLFSRDAIAIATAVALSHDVFDGVLLLGVCDKIVPGLLIGALHYGHLPCVFVPAGPMGTGLSNKDKSKVREQYAQGLVGRDELLKAESAAYHSPGTCTFYGTANSNQMLLEAMGLHVPGAAFAPPGTEEREAFTRQAVRTVLDIGKRGQRFTPIGRMVDERCIVNAMAALLATGGSTNHLIHWVAIARSAGILIDWSDFDELSSAVPLLARVYPNGDADVNQFQAAGGPAWILRELLQGGFMHPGVGSVNAGGIAAGGQGAPAVSGDETVLRPVSHPFSPTGGLRLLQGRLGRAVIKVSAVPEDRHVIEAPARVFDSQEALLAAFSAGEVQQDMVAVVRFQGPQANGMPELHKLTPPLAVLQNQGFKVALVTDGRMSGASGKVPAAIHVTPEALAGGPLAKVLDGDIVRVDAVAGTLDVLVDEATWAARPLAPYTAPPATGFGRELFTNFRRHAGGAEQGACTWL; the protein is encoded by the coding sequence ATGCATTCAGTCGTAGCGCGCGTGACGGCCCGCATCATCGAGCGCAGCAAGGACACCCGCGCCGCCTATCTGGCCGGCGTCGAGGCCATGATCGCCCGCAAGCCCGCGCAAGACCGCATGGGCTGCGCCAACCTGGCCCATGCCTACGCGGCCCTGCCCGGCGCCGAAAAATTCAAGGTCACCGTGGAGAAGGCGCCCAACATCGGCGTCGTCACGGCCTACAACGACATGCTGTCGGCCCACCAGCCGTACCAGAGTTACCCCGCCATCCTGCGTGACGAGGCCGCGCGCCACGGCGCCACCGCGCAGGTGGCGGGCGGCGTGCCCGCCATGTGCGACGGCGTGACGCAGGGCACGCCCGGCATGGAGTTGTCCCTGTTCTCCCGGGACGCCATTGCCATCGCCACTGCGGTAGCGCTGTCCCACGATGTGTTCGACGGCGTGCTTCTGCTGGGCGTGTGCGACAAGATCGTGCCCGGCTTGCTCATCGGCGCGCTGCATTACGGGCATCTGCCCTGCGTGTTCGTGCCCGCGGGCCCCATGGGCACGGGGCTGTCGAACAAGGACAAGTCCAAGGTGCGCGAGCAGTACGCGCAAGGGCTGGTGGGGCGCGACGAACTGCTCAAGGCCGAGTCCGCCGCGTACCACAGCCCTGGCACCTGCACTTTCTACGGCACGGCCAACAGCAACCAGATGCTGCTCGAGGCCATGGGCCTGCACGTGCCCGGCGCGGCCTTTGCACCGCCCGGCACCGAGGAGCGCGAAGCCTTCACGCGCCAGGCCGTGCGCACCGTGCTCGACATCGGCAAGCGCGGCCAGCGCTTCACGCCCATCGGGCGGATGGTGGACGAGCGCTGCATCGTCAATGCCATGGCGGCCTTGCTGGCCACGGGGGGCTCCACCAACCACCTGATCCACTGGGTGGCCATTGCGCGCAGCGCGGGCATCCTGATCGACTGGTCGGACTTTGACGAGCTGTCGTCCGCCGTGCCGCTGCTGGCCCGCGTGTACCCCAATGGCGATGCCGACGTGAACCAGTTCCAGGCCGCGGGCGGGCCCGCATGGATCCTGCGCGAACTGCTGCAAGGGGGCTTCATGCACCCGGGCGTGGGCAGTGTGAACGCGGGCGGCATCGCCGCGGGCGGGCAGGGCGCACCGGCGGTGTCGGGCGACGAGACCGTGCTGCGCCCGGTGTCCCATCCGTTTTCCCCCACGGGCGGCCTGCGCCTGCTGCAGGGGCGCCTGGGCCGCGCGGTGATCAAGGTCTCGGCCGTGCCCGAAGACCGCCACGTCATCGAGGCGCCCGCGCGCGTGTTCGATTCGCAGGAGGCCTTGCTGGCCGCGTTCAGCGCGGGCGAGGTGCAGCAGGACATGGTGGCCGTGGTGCGCTTTCAGGGCCCGCAGGCCAACGGCATGCCCGAGCTGCACAAGCTCACCCCGCCGCTGGCGGTGCTGCAGAACCAGGGCTTCAAGGTGGCGCTGGTGACGGACGGCCGCATGAGCGGCGCGTCGGGCAAGGTGCCCGCCGCCATCCACGTCACGCCCGAGGCGCTGGCCGGCGGCCCGCTGGCCAAGGTGCTGGACGGCGACATCGTGCGGGTGGATGCCGTGGCCGGCACGCTGGATGTGCTGGTCGATGAGGCTACCTGGGCCGCCCGCCCCCTGGCGCCCTACACCGCGCCCCCCGCCACCGGCTTCGGCCGCGAACTCTTCACCAACTTCCGCCGCCACGCGGGCGGTGCGGAACAAGGCGCCTGCACATGGTTGTAG
- the eda gene encoding bifunctional 4-hydroxy-2-oxoglutarate aldolase/2-dehydro-3-deoxy-phosphogluconate aldolase: MNPLDIASHGPVIPVIVIDRVEDALPLAEALLAGGVKVLEVTLRTAAGLPAIAAIARQLPEAVVGVGTVLNADDARRASEAGARFAVSPGYTSEVGSACKGLNLPLLPGVATSSEIMAALADGFSFLKLFPAEAAGGIPLLKSWASPFGQVSFCPTGGITQATASNYLALPNVRCVGGSWLTPADAVRAGDWARITQLARDTHALRKAA, translated from the coding sequence ATGAATCCTCTCGACATCGCCAGCCATGGCCCGGTCATTCCCGTCATCGTGATCGACCGCGTGGAAGACGCGCTGCCTCTGGCCGAGGCCTTGCTGGCCGGTGGCGTGAAGGTGCTGGAGGTGACGCTGCGCACCGCCGCCGGCCTGCCCGCCATCGCCGCCATCGCGCGCCAGTTGCCCGAAGCGGTGGTGGGCGTGGGCACGGTGCTCAACGCCGACGATGCGCGGCGCGCCAGCGAGGCCGGGGCGCGTTTTGCCGTGAGCCCTGGCTACACGTCCGAGGTGGGCAGCGCCTGCAAGGGGCTCAACCTGCCACTGCTGCCGGGCGTGGCCACGTCCAGCGAGATCATGGCGGCCTTGGCGGACGGGTTTTCGTTCCTCAAGCTGTTCCCGGCGGAGGCCGCGGGCGGCATCCCGCTGCTCAAGTCCTGGGCCAGCCCGTTCGGCCAGGTGAGCTTCTGCCCCACGGGGGGCATCACCCAGGCCACCGCGTCCAACTACCTGGCGCTGCCCAACGTCCGCTGCGTGGGCGGCTCGTGGCTGACGCCCGCCGACGCCGTGCGTGCGGGCGACTGGGCGCGCATCACGCAGCTGGCGCGCGACACGCATGCGTTGCGCAAGGCCGCGTGA
- a CDS encoding DUF805 domain-containing protein, which yields MDFVSAVKSCLTQYAGFSGRAVRSEFWWFFLFQVAVMVVASFLGDVISGIVSLALVLPALAVGARRLHDIGRSGWWQLLTLTGIGVLVLIYWWVQPSEG from the coding sequence ATGGATTTTGTTTCGGCTGTCAAAAGCTGCCTGACGCAGTACGCGGGTTTCTCGGGTCGCGCCGTGCGCTCCGAGTTCTGGTGGTTCTTTCTGTTCCAGGTCGCGGTGATGGTGGTCGCCAGCTTCCTGGGCGACGTGATCTCCGGCATCGTCTCCCTCGCGCTGGTGCTGCCCGCGCTGGCCGTGGGCGCGCGCCGCCTGCATGACATCGGCCGCTCGGGCTGGTGGCAGTTGCTGACCCTGACCGGCATCGGTGTGCTGGTGCTGATCTACTGGTGGGTGCAGCCCAGCGAGGGCTGA
- a CDS encoding TonB-dependent siderophore receptor — MAIQHRQTAVCMGIALAFGLAPTWAAAQGAAATLSEVRVDASAEKETATGPVVGYRARNAATATKTDTPLSETPQSVTVVTRDQLVDQGATTFQEALLYAAGVRSDAYGLDSRSDSVRVRGSSPDTYLDGLRQNYNWYTSSTPAEPYTLERLEVLRGPSGMLFGAGTVAGVVNMVSKRPLQEAQREVGVQIGSWNRKQLQADLTGPLTQDGEWSYRLVAVARDADTQTDYVQNDRRLIAPSLAWRPNAATSLTLQAHWQQDRTGSTAQFLPWSGTLLPNPNGMLPINRFIGEPGDYYDSDRESIGYLFEHRFNDAWTVRQNLRLARNENRGGYHYADFFTVPGGFGWDPVNQRLTGRIYGKNVTRTRMAAVDTHLQGNLTTGALSHQLLLGVDWNRQTENKNEADDAYNTPIDAYAPVYGHRLNPTLIARPQNVQRQSGLYVQDQMKWGPWIFIAGLRHDRAVNGLAGQPDDRTSDTTKRLGVMYQLAGGWTPYISYAESFSPVSGTNAYGQRFKPLQGEQIEVGVKYAPAGSSTQFTAAVYDLKEKNQKVADPTNPDNSLQVGQTRNKGLELEYKARVATAFDLTAHYNYTDVDPLLEGLPRHQAAVWGVYRFSIGGVRGFSAGAGYRWLSSFRDGTGPEVPSAGVVDALLAYDTQDWRYALNISNLADKKYMSTCLSRGDCWWATRRNVVLSATYRF, encoded by the coding sequence ATGGCAATCCAACATCGGCAGACGGCGGTCTGCATGGGCATCGCGCTGGCCTTCGGTTTGGCCCCCACCTGGGCGGCGGCACAGGGCGCGGCGGCCACGCTGTCCGAGGTGCGCGTCGACGCCAGCGCGGAGAAGGAGACGGCCACCGGCCCGGTGGTGGGCTACCGCGCGCGCAATGCAGCCACCGCCACCAAGACCGACACGCCGCTGTCGGAAACCCCGCAGTCCGTCACCGTGGTCACCCGCGACCAGCTGGTGGACCAGGGGGCCACCACCTTCCAGGAGGCGCTGCTGTACGCGGCGGGCGTGCGCAGCGACGCCTACGGCCTTGACAGCCGTTCCGACAGCGTGCGCGTGCGCGGCAGCTCGCCAGACACCTACCTCGACGGACTGCGCCAGAACTACAACTGGTACACCAGCAGCACCCCCGCCGAGCCGTACACGCTGGAGCGCCTCGAGGTGCTGCGCGGCCCTTCGGGCATGCTGTTCGGCGCAGGCACGGTGGCCGGCGTGGTCAACATGGTGAGCAAGCGCCCCCTGCAAGAGGCGCAGCGCGAGGTGGGCGTGCAGATCGGCAGCTGGAACCGCAAGCAGCTGCAGGCCGACCTGACCGGCCCGCTCACCCAGGACGGCGAATGGTCGTACCGCCTGGTGGCCGTGGCGCGCGATGCGGACACGCAGACCGATTACGTGCAGAACGACCGGCGCCTGATCGCGCCCTCGCTTGCCTGGCGGCCCAATGCCGCCACGTCGCTCACCCTGCAGGCCCATTGGCAGCAGGACCGCACGGGCAGCACGGCGCAGTTCCTGCCCTGGTCGGGCACGCTGCTGCCCAACCCCAATGGCATGCTGCCCATCAACCGCTTCATCGGCGAGCCCGGCGACTACTACGACAGCGACCGCGAATCCATCGGCTACCTGTTCGAGCACCGTTTCAACGATGCCTGGACGGTGCGCCAGAACCTGCGCCTGGCGCGCAACGAGAACCGCGGTGGCTACCACTACGCCGATTTCTTCACGGTCCCCGGCGGGTTCGGCTGGGACCCCGTGAACCAGCGCCTGACGGGCCGCATCTACGGCAAGAACGTCACGCGCACGCGCATGGCCGCGGTCGACACCCACCTGCAGGGCAACCTCACCACCGGCGCGCTGAGCCACCAGCTGCTGCTGGGCGTGGACTGGAACCGGCAGACCGAGAACAAGAACGAGGCGGACGATGCCTACAACACGCCCATCGACGCCTATGCGCCGGTGTACGGCCACCGCCTGAACCCCACGCTCATCGCCAGGCCCCAGAACGTGCAGCGCCAAAGCGGCCTGTATGTGCAGGACCAGATGAAGTGGGGCCCGTGGATCTTCATCGCCGGCCTGCGCCACGACCGTGCCGTGAACGGCCTGGCGGGCCAGCCGGATGACCGCACGAGCGACACCACCAAGCGCCTGGGCGTGATGTACCAGCTGGCCGGGGGCTGGACGCCCTACATCAGCTACGCAGAGTCCTTCAGCCCCGTGAGCGGCACCAACGCCTATGGCCAGCGCTTCAAGCCGCTGCAGGGCGAGCAGATCGAGGTGGGGGTGAAGTACGCGCCCGCGGGCAGCTCCACGCAATTCACGGCGGCGGTGTACGACCTCAAGGAAAAGAACCAGAAGGTGGCCGACCCGACCAACCCCGACAACTCGCTGCAGGTGGGCCAGACCCGCAACAAGGGCCTGGAGCTGGAGTACAAGGCCCGCGTGGCCACGGCCTTCGACCTGACGGCCCATTACAACTACACGGACGTCGATCCCCTGCTGGAAGGGCTTCCCCGCCACCAGGCCGCCGTGTGGGGCGTGTACCGCTTTTCCATCGGCGGTGTGCGCGGCTTCTCGGCGGGCGCGGGCTACCGCTGGCTGTCGTCGTTCCGCGACGGCACCGGCCCCGAGGTTCCGTCCGCCGGGGTGGTCGATGCGCTGCTGGCCTACGACACCCAGGACTGGCGCTATGCCCTCAACATCAGCAACCTCGCCGACAAGAAGTACATGAGCACCTGCCTGTCGCGCGGTGACTGCTGGTGGGCCACGCGCCGCAACGTGGTGCTGAGCGCGACGTATAGGTTTTAA
- the groL gene encoding chaperonin GroEL (60 kDa chaperone family; promotes refolding of misfolded polypeptides especially under stressful conditions; forms two stacked rings of heptamers to form a barrel-shaped 14mer; ends can be capped by GroES; misfolded proteins enter the barrel where they are refolded when GroES binds) — translation MAAKDVVFGGEARARMVEGVNILANAVKVTLGPKGRNVVLERSFGAPTVTKDGVSVAKEIELKDKLQNMGAQLVKEVASKTSDNAGDGTTTATVLAQAIVREGFKYVAAGINPMDLKRGIDKAVTALVAELKKASKPTTTSKEIAQVGSISANSDETIGKLIADAMDKVGKEGVITVEDGKSLDSELDVVEGMQFDRGYLSPYFINNPEKQSAILDNPFVLLFDKKISNIRDLLPTLEQVAKAGRPLLIIAEEVEGEALATLVVNTIRGILKVVAVKAPGFGDRRKAMLEDIAILTGGKVIAEEVGLTLEKVTLADLGQAKRIEVGKENTIIIDGAGAAGDIEARVKQVRVQIEEATSDYDREKLQERVAKLAGGVAVIKVGAATEVEMKEKKARVEDALHATRAAVEEGVVAGGGVALLRAKQAVGDSIKGDNADQEAGIKLVLKAIEAPLREIVNNAGGEASVVVNAVLAGKGNYGFNASNDTYGDMLELGILDPTKVTRTALQNAASVASLLLTTEAMVAEAPKDEAGAGGGMPDMGGMGGMGGMGM, via the coding sequence ATGGCAGCAAAAGACGTAGTTTTCGGCGGCGAAGCCCGCGCACGCATGGTTGAAGGCGTGAACATCCTGGCCAATGCGGTCAAGGTGACCCTGGGCCCCAAGGGCCGCAATGTGGTGCTGGAGCGCTCGTTCGGCGCCCCTACCGTGACCAAGGACGGTGTGTCCGTGGCCAAGGAAATCGAACTCAAGGACAAGCTGCAGAACATGGGCGCCCAGCTCGTGAAGGAAGTGGCCTCCAAGACCAGCGACAACGCTGGTGACGGCACCACCACCGCCACCGTGCTGGCCCAGGCCATCGTGCGCGAAGGCTTCAAGTACGTGGCCGCCGGCATCAACCCGATGGACCTCAAGCGCGGTATCGACAAGGCCGTGACGGCCCTGGTCGCCGAGCTGAAGAAGGCTTCCAAGCCCACGACGACCTCCAAGGAAATCGCCCAGGTGGGCTCGATCTCCGCCAACTCCGACGAAACCATCGGCAAGCTGATCGCTGACGCCATGGACAAGGTCGGCAAGGAAGGCGTGATCACCGTGGAAGACGGCAAGTCCCTCGACTCCGAACTGGACGTCGTGGAAGGCATGCAATTCGACCGCGGCTACCTGTCGCCCTACTTCATCAACAACCCAGAAAAGCAATCCGCGATTCTGGACAACCCCTTCGTGCTGCTGTTCGACAAGAAGATCAGCAACATCCGCGACCTGCTGCCTACGCTGGAGCAAGTGGCCAAGGCCGGCCGTCCGCTGCTGATCATTGCCGAAGAAGTCGAAGGCGAAGCCCTGGCTACGCTGGTGGTCAACACGATTCGCGGCATCCTGAAGGTTGTGGCTGTGAAGGCTCCAGGCTTTGGCGACCGTCGCAAGGCCATGCTGGAAGACATCGCCATCCTGACGGGCGGCAAGGTCATCGCTGAAGAAGTGGGCCTGACCCTCGAGAAGGTGACCCTGGCCGACCTGGGCCAGGCCAAGCGCATCGAAGTGGGCAAGGAAAACACCATCATCATCGACGGCGCCGGTGCTGCGGGTGACATCGAAGCCCGCGTCAAGCAAGTGCGCGTGCAGATCGAGGAAGCCACGTCCGACTACGACCGCGAAAAGCTGCAAGAACGCGTGGCCAAGCTGGCTGGCGGCGTGGCCGTGATCAAGGTCGGCGCTGCCACCGAAGTCGAAATGAAGGAAAAGAAGGCCCGCGTGGAAGACGCGCTGCACGCAACGCGCGCAGCTGTGGAAGAAGGCGTTGTGGCCGGTGGTGGCGTGGCCCTGCTGCGTGCCAAGCAAGCCGTGGGTGACTCGATCAAGGGTGACAACGCTGACCAGGAAGCCGGTATCAAGCTGGTGCTCAAGGCCATCGAAGCGCCCCTGCGCGAAATCGTGAACAACGCCGGCGGCGAAGCCTCGGTGGTGGTGAACGCTGTGTTGGCCGGCAAGGGCAACTACGGCTTCAACGCATCGAACGACACGTACGGCGACATGCTCGAACTGGGCATTCTGGACCCCACGAAGGTCACCCGCACGGCCCTGCAGAACGCTGCCTCCGTGGCATCGCTGCTGCTGACGACCGAAGCCATGGTTGCCGAAGCACCCAAGGACGAGGCCGGTGCCGGCGGCGGCATGCCCGACATGGGCGGCATGGGTGGCATGGGCGGCATGGGCATGTAA
- a CDS encoding co-chaperone GroES: MNLRPLHDRVIVKRIESETTTASGIVIPDNAAEKPDQGEVLAVGPGKKNDKGELIALNVKVGDRVLFGKYSGQTVKVKGDELLVMKEDDLFAVVEK; the protein is encoded by the coding sequence ATGAACCTTCGCCCTCTGCACGATCGCGTGATCGTCAAGCGTATCGAAAGCGAAACCACGACCGCCTCCGGCATCGTGATCCCTGACAACGCCGCTGAAAAGCCCGATCAAGGTGAAGTGCTGGCCGTTGGCCCCGGCAAGAAGAACGACAAGGGCGAACTGATCGCCCTGAACGTGAAGGTCGGCGACCGCGTTCTGTTCGGCAAGTACTCGGGCCAGACCGTCAAGGTCAAGGGCGACGAACTGCTGGTCATGAAGGAAGACGACCTGTTCGCAGTCGTCGAGAAGTAA